The DNA region GATAACGACCACACCGCCCGCGTGAATGGCACGAATGACGAAACGCTGGACGATTTCAACGTCGGCGCGATGTGGGAAGCATGGTTCTGATTGGCATTATCACGTTATGCCGGATGGCGGCATAACTGCCTTATCCGGCCTACTGGACACCGTACCGTAGGCCGGAGAAGCGCAGCGCCATCCGGCAAACAGAGAGTGAGATCACTGCATACCCTTTATGCGAACTTTCGCTGCCACCAGAAGCGCCGTCAGCAGCATCAGGCTGCCGGAGAGCATCAGGGGCGACAGCAGGCCAAGGTTATCGAGTGCATAGCCTCCCACCGCGGCCCCACAGGTATTGGCAAGCTGGATCACGGCGACCTGGACGGATCCAGCCTTTTCGGCCTGATCGGCGAGCGATCGGGTGATCCACGTCGACCATCCCACCGGCACCAGCGCAAACGCCATCCCCCAGATAATCGCAATGCTTGCCGCGACAATCTTGTCGCTGCCCCACAGTATCAGCACCAGCGCGCTCAGTGCCAACACCAGCGGCGCACCGGCCAGCGCCAGTTTGACTGAGCGTTTGAGGATCACAGACGACAGTGAGGTGCCGACAAAACTGGCGATACCAAAGCTCAACAGCACCAGCGTCAGACCATCGACATCAAAACCCGCCAGATTCATATACACCGGGCGGATGTAAGTGAAGAACGCAAACTGTCCGGCGAAGGACATAAAGATGGCAATCATCCCCGCCATCACGCCCGGACGATTCAGCAGGCTGAACATGTTTTGCTTCTGATGCGAAGGCTCGCCGGGCAGCGACGGCAGTGATTTCACCACCCAGACAATACACAACACCCCCATCACCGCCGCCGCGTTAAAGACGTGACGCCAGCCGATGAGCCCGCCCAGGAAACTGCCCAGCGGCGCGGCAATCACCAGCGCGATGGAGACAGCACCGAAAATCACCGACAGCGCTTTCGGCACCGTGCGCGGCGGAACCAGCCGCATGGTCAGCGAGGCCGACATCGCCCAGAATCCGCCCAGGGCCAGCCCCAGACAGGCACGGCCCACTAGCAGTAACGCGAAGGAATCGGCAAACGAGACCAGCAGGCAGGAGAGGGTCAGCAACACGGAGAACAGAATCACTACGTAGCGACGGTCAGTGGCCTGAATGATCTGCGTGATAAACAAACTGGCAAACATGGCGACAAACGCGGTGACGGTCACCGACTGTCCGGCAACACCTTCAGAAATACCCAGGTCCTGCGCCATTGGCGTCAACAGACTGACGGGTAAAAACTCGACGGTAATCAGGCAAGCAACACAGAACGCCACGGCAAATACCGCCGACCAGTTTGGGCGGGCGACAACGTCAGCGCGGGTTTTCTCTTCAATACATTCACTCATTTTTGCTACCTGCGTGGTGTTCTTATGGAAAAGTCACGCAGTGTAACATTTTAAATGTGACGTATTTAACGTTTTGGCTACTTTCTTCGTTTGCATTGCCGCTTTCGAGAAGGTTCGCAAAGGTGAAATTTCTGCCGCAAAGGTTATTTAACATCGTTTTGAAACACATAGTATACCACCAGGTGCTATACTTACGGTTACAGGACGTCTCCGATGCGTGTATTCAAAACCAAATGGTTTTCCAGGGAAGCAAAAGCCCATGCCATCAAAGATGATGAGTTATGCCAGGCAATTGAGGCCACTTTGCAGGGGCAGGCAGACGATCTGGGAGGCGGCGTTTTTAAAAAGCGCCTAAACCAGAACCGTGACCGTGCGATTATCCTCGCGAGGGGTGGCAATCACTGGTTTTACACGTTTTTGTATGCCAAACAAGACATGACAAATATTACTATCAACGAACTGGCGGGCTTTCGTGAGTTAGCAAAACATTATGCTCGTCTGACTGATGACAACATTACGGCGTTGATTAAGAGTAAAGAACTGGTGGAGGTTTGCGATGACGGTAAAAAATAACTTTAAAAGCCCAGCCTTCGAAGCTATCCACAGCGCAGCATCCGGGTTATATAACGTTGAGGCGATCCCTCAGGAAACGATGCGCAATTTCGACAAAGCCTGTCTGAGTCAGGTCAACGATCTCCTGCCACTTGAAATTAAAGCACTACGCGAGAAATTCAACGTTAGCCAACCCGTGTTCGCACATTACCTGAACACCAGCGTGTCAACCGTGCAAAAATGGGAGAGCGGCGCGAAACGCCCCAGCGGGATGTCTCTCAAACTGCTGAGCGTTGTCCAGAAGCATGGTTTAAAAGTTCTGGCGTAACAGCGAATGGCATGATTCATGATGAATATCGTCGGCTCAGTTAACGACATTCATCATCCCTATTGATCTTAGTGCAGCCAGTGCACGCCGTCTTCGGGCTGAAAAAAGGCGTTGTAACGCATCTGGAACGCATTGATGTCCTGCATATCCGGATCGACCTCACGTAAGAAACCGAGCGCCAGACGCACCTGCGCATCGGTGATCGGCGCGGCCAGTCGGGCCTTTTGCAGCAGGCGATGCCACTGCAACAGATTCTGCTCGCTGCCGTCCACAATGACACTTTGCCAGATCAACAGGACCTGAGCGGCGTTTTGCAGATGTGACTCGTCGGGGCGATGGAGATACTGTAAAAATGCCTCCCCCTGCGCTTTTCCCATCTGATCGATCATCGATTCTACCGCCACCACATCAATATTCAGGCGCTCGCTCAAGCGGCGAATCGCCCGTCGGGATCCGGAAGTAAGGATCCGAAACCCGACAACAAACACCACCGCCAGTGTGGCCAGCATTATCCAGACCATGAGTTCTCCTGCGTTATCAGCGCTCATGATATCTGGAAACGGCCTGCGAATACTAATCCACCAGAATGATTTTCAGCGCGAAAAGTACGGCAACCGTAATGACGCAGAGGTTTAACTCCCGCCAGCGCCCGGTAAACACTTTCATAATGCAGTACGACATAAAGCCAAGCGCAATCCCCTCAGTAATGGAGAAACTAAAAGGCATCATCACCGTGGTGATAAACGCGGGCACCGACTCGGTAAAATCATCCCAGTTAACGCGGGAGAGACTGGAGGTCATCAGCACGCCGACAAAAATCAGCGCCCCTGCCGTCGCATAAGCGGGAACCATGCCCACCAGCGGAGAAAAAAACATCACCAGCAGGAAGAGCACACCCACCACCACCGCCGTCAGACCGGTGCGCCCCCCCACCGCCACGCCCGAGGTGCTCTCAATGTAGGCCGTCACGGAAGAGGTGCCGATAAACGCCCCGGCAACCGAGCTCATGCTGTCGACATACAGCGCCCGCTTCATGCCTGGAAACTTACCGTCGCTGCCGATTAACCCGGCTTTATCTGTCACACCAATTAATGTTCCTGATGAATCAAACAAATTAATGAGCATGAAGGAAAAGATAATCCCGGCCAGATTAAGTGATAATGAACCGCTCAAATCGACCTCACCCATCACGCCGCTAATACTGGGCGGCACAGAATAGATGCCACTGAAATGAACATCGCCGAAAAACAACCCGCAACAGGAGGTGACGACAATGGAAACCAGCACTGCAGCATGAAATTGACGCGATGACAGCACGGTAATAATAAAGAAACCTAAAATACCCAGTAATACGCTGTGGGAACTTAAGTCGCCAATGGTCACCAGCGTGTCTTTATTCGCAACAATAACGCCCGCATTTTTTAACCCCATCAACGCAATAAATAAACCGATACCACTGGTGATGCCGATACGTAAATTAATCGGGATATTGGAAATCATCCAGTAACGAATACGAAAAAGCGTGAGTAAAAATAGTCCGACCGCGCCCCAGAATATGGCCCCCATTCCCGTTTGCCAACTCACCCCCATCGCCCCCACCACCACAAAGGCAAAAAACGCGTTCAATCCCATCGCTGGGGCTAATGCAACAGGAAGGTTAGCGACGAGGCCCATCGCGATACTGCCGATGCCGGCGATCAGGCACGTGGTAACAAACACCACTTTGGGATCCATCTGTGCGGCCCCGAGTATTTGCGGGTTCACGAACACAATGTACACCATCGTTAAAAAAGTCGTCATCCCGGCAATCATTTCTGTCCGCACATCGGTGCCATGCTGGTGCAGTTTAAATAACCGCGAAAGATGATTTGAATCATTTTTCACGCCATCACTGACATCACTATTCATCTTTTTCATCCATTAATGAAGATATAAGCAGGTCTCATTTAAAACATCTCCCCTATTTAAATTCAGTGATTGCAATCACAATGCCAATGCCCGTTAATCGATAAGCTTTAAATAATCACCCGGCATTTCTTTATGATAAATAATAATCAAATTGATAAAATCAAAATGAGAAAAATATGAATAACGCCATAAGTCATAAATTTCATTATATTAGCCGTCAGGAACGGCAGGAATTGTTAGCAGTTGCGCGCGGTGAAGCGGTTGCTGATTATATTATTGATAATGTCATCCTTCTCGATATTATCAATGGCGGAGAAATGACCGGTCCTATCGTGATCAAAGGGCGGCATATCGCGGGTATCGGAGCAGAGTATCGTGACACCCCGGCATTACGGCGTGTCGATGCCCACGGTGCAACGGCAGTTCCCGGCTTTATCGATTCGCACCTGCACATTGAATCCAGCATGATGATGCCGGTCACATTTGAAACCGCAACGCTGCCGCGTGGGCTCACCACTGTCGTTTGCGATCCCCATGAAATCGTCAATGTGATGGGTGAAAAGGGATTTTCCTGGTTTGTCCGTTGCGCCGAACTGGCAAAGCAAAATCAGTATCTGCAGGTGAGTTCCTGCGTTCCAGCCCTGGAGGGATGCGATGTGAATGGCGCGCGTTTCACCCTCGACCAGATGCAGGCCTGGCGCGATCACCCGCTGGTCGCCGGACTGGCGGAAGTGATGGATTACCCGGGCGTCATTGCCGGACAAAACACGTTGCTCGACAAAATGGATGCCTTCCGCCATCTGACGCTGGACGGTCATTGTCCTGGGCTGAGCGGTAAAGCGCTCAACGCCTACATCGCCGCCGGAATCGAGAACTGCCACGAGAGCTACACGCTGGAAGAGGGTCGTCGCAAACTGCAACTCGGGATGGCGCTGATGATCCGCGAAGGTTCCGCTGCCCGCAATCTCGACGCGCTGGCACCGCTCATCAACGCCTTCAACAGCCCACAATGCCTGCTCTGCACTGACGACCGCAACCCCTGGGAAATCGCGCATGAGGGGCATATTGATGCACTGATTCGCCGACTGATTTTACAGCATCACGTCCCGCTACACGTCGCGTACCGCGTCGCCAGTTGGTCAGCGGCACGTCATTTTGGCCTGCGCCATCTTGGCTTACTGGCCCCCGGAAAGCAGGCGGATATCGTTCTGCTCAGCGATGCCCGCAACGTGGCGGTACAGCAAGTGTTTGTCAAAGGAGAACCCGTTGACGCTGAACGCCTGAAAGCCGGGGAACCGGCAAGGCTGGCGCAAACCGTTCCGCCGTATGGCAATACCATTGCGCGACACCCCGTCTGCGCCGATGACTTTCCACTGCATTTCACTCCCGGTAAACGCTATCGGGTGATTGATGTTATCCCTAACGAACTGGTGACGGGCGCCAGTGCCTGCATGTGCACCGCCGAGGGCTTCGATCGCCATGATATTTGCTATATCGCCGTACTTGAACGCTACGGTCAGCAGTCGCCCCCGGCCTACGGTTTATTAGGCGGATTCGGTCTGCGTGAAGGCGCGCTGGCGGCAACGGTCAGCCACGACAGCCATAACATTGTGGTGATCGGTTGCAGCGCTGATGAGATGGCTCTGGCGGTTAATCAGGTGATTGAAGATGGCGGCGGACTCTGCGTCGTTCGTAACGGTCAGGTGCAATGCCATTTGCCGCTGCCGATTGCCGGATTAATGAGTACCGACACCGCCGA from Citrobacter amalonaticus Y19 includes:
- the nepI gene encoding purine ribonucleoside efflux pump NepI, with translation MSECIEEKTRADVVARPNWSAVFAVAFCVACLITVEFLPVSLLTPMAQDLGISEGVAGQSVTVTAFVAMFASLFITQIIQATDRRYVVILFSVLLTLSCLLVSFADSFALLLVGRACLGLALGGFWAMSASLTMRLVPPRTVPKALSVIFGAVSIALVIAAPLGSFLGGLIGWRHVFNAAAVMGVLCIVWVVKSLPSLPGEPSHQKQNMFSLLNRPGVMAGMIAIFMSFAGQFAFFTYIRPVYMNLAGFDVDGLTLVLLSFGIASFVGTSLSSVILKRSVKLALAGAPLVLALSALVLILWGSDKIVAASIAIIWGMAFALVPVGWSTWITRSLADQAEKAGSVQVAVIQLANTCGAAVGGYALDNLGLLSPLMLSGSLMLLTALLVAAKVRIKGMQ
- a CDS encoding NCS2 family permease, which translates into the protein MNSDVSDGVKNDSNHLSRLFKLHQHGTDVRTEMIAGMTTFLTMVYIVFVNPQILGAAQMDPKVVFVTTCLIAGIGSIAMGLVANLPVALAPAMGLNAFFAFVVVGAMGVSWQTGMGAIFWGAVGLFLLTLFRIRYWMISNIPINLRIGITSGIGLFIALMGLKNAGVIVANKDTLVTIGDLSSHSVLLGILGFFIITVLSSRQFHAAVLVSIVVTSCCGLFFGDVHFSGIYSVPPSISGVMGEVDLSGSLSLNLAGIIFSFMLINLFDSSGTLIGVTDKAGLIGSDGKFPGMKRALYVDSMSSVAGAFIGTSSVTAYIESTSGVAVGGRTGLTAVVVGVLFLLVMFFSPLVGMVPAYATAGALIFVGVLMTSSLSRVNWDDFTESVPAFITTVMMPFSFSITEGIALGFMSYCIMKVFTGRWRELNLCVITVAVLFALKIILVD
- a CDS encoding type II toxin-antitoxin system RelE/ParE family toxin gives rise to the protein MRVFKTKWFSREAKAHAIKDDELCQAIEATLQGQADDLGGGVFKKRLNQNRDRAIILARGGNHWFYTFLYAKQDMTNITINELAGFRELAKHYARLTDDNITALIKSKELVEVCDDGKK
- the adeD gene encoding adenine deaminase codes for the protein MNNAISHKFHYISRQERQELLAVARGEAVADYIIDNVILLDIINGGEMTGPIVIKGRHIAGIGAEYRDTPALRRVDAHGATAVPGFIDSHLHIESSMMMPVTFETATLPRGLTTVVCDPHEIVNVMGEKGFSWFVRCAELAKQNQYLQVSSCVPALEGCDVNGARFTLDQMQAWRDHPLVAGLAEVMDYPGVIAGQNTLLDKMDAFRHLTLDGHCPGLSGKALNAYIAAGIENCHESYTLEEGRRKLQLGMALMIREGSAARNLDALAPLINAFNSPQCLLCTDDRNPWEIAHEGHIDALIRRLILQHHVPLHVAYRVASWSAARHFGLRHLGLLAPGKQADIVLLSDARNVAVQQVFVKGEPVDAERLKAGEPARLAQTVPPYGNTIARHPVCADDFPLHFTPGKRYRVIDVIPNELVTGASACMCTAEGFDRHDICYIAVLERYGQQSPPAYGLLGGFGLREGALAATVSHDSHNIVVIGCSADEMALAVNQVIEDGGGLCVVRNGQVQCHLPLPIAGLMSTDTAESLAGQIDALKTAGRECGTLPDEPFIQMAFLSLPVIPALKLTSQGLFDGETFTFTSQEIAD
- a CDS encoding helix-turn-helix domain-containing protein; protein product: MTVKNNFKSPAFEAIHSAASGLYNVEAIPQETMRNFDKACLSQVNDLLPLEIKALREKFNVSQPVFAHYLNTSVSTVQKWESGAKRPSGMSLKLLSVVQKHGLKVLA
- a CDS encoding DUF1198 domain-containing protein, translating into MVWIMLATLAVVFVVGFRILTSGSRRAIRRLSERLNIDVVAVESMIDQMGKAQGEAFLQYLHRPDESHLQNAAQVLLIWQSVIVDGSEQNLLQWHRLLQKARLAAPITDAQVRLALGFLREVDPDMQDINAFQMRYNAFFQPEDGVHWLH